The genomic interval TGAACATTTTaggattatcttttgtttcatGTCATAACTCATAAATCATGAATGATAATACAGGCACCTTACTGAGCTTGCAAGGAAAGGTGGAAACCCCCTTAATTTTGAGTTCGTGGAACATCACAAGGTATATTTGTCCTACGGCTATCATGTTTCTTTGCGGCGGAAATATCTTTgtctaattatattttgaaaccgTGCAGACTACTGCTTTCACATTCACTTCTTCTGGAAAGGAGAGTGTATGGAATCTAGATGGTGAGCTCTTTAAAGCACATCAACTCTCTGCTCAGGTTTTCCGAGGCCTTATTACCTTATTTGCATCTGGTCCCGAGGTTTAGTAGAATACCGTCTAGAAGAGCATATCAACCATACCTGTCTACAAAACTCAGCTTGATATTCAAATAACATGATTTTGTAAACTATTCGGGGGCTTCTCAGGCGACTCATGACCTTGATTTAGGAGGTCTTGAGTTGTAGTCGCCAAATGCCATTTTTGTATACAAAAGGGTAGATTTTAGCTCTAGCCTCTAGGATTATTCCACAATGACAAAAGGTCAAGATAAATTATTTCCAAGAGGTTGTATTCATATGTCTACCCTTACACGGGAGACTTAAGAGAGTATTAATAAAGTGATGTTAACAAGGAAGTGGTAACTggattacattttttattactagCTAATTGTTATACATTTAGAATTATCTCATAATGTGAGCttttctgaatttttaaagattttgtgtCGTATGTTTATTGGTAATGGTGtatgagtaaaatttaatggaaaatgatgtttgccccgggtcaaaccccgaaaGAGATCTAAAACAACGCCGTTTCatctattatttttgtttttgtttttctcgGTAAAACGACGCCGTTTTTCAAAAGGCCAAATTCTCACGCTTAAGGCAAAAGCAATGCCTGAAGCCCAGAACGGCAGACCACATAtgctttctcttcctcttcatTTCACCGTACTAGAATTTGGAGCTGGAGGAGGTGTCGGTGGTCGTCTTGGTGGTGGAGCTAGAGGAGGAGGTGGAGGCGGGGGTGGTGGTTGAGGTCTAGGTGGAGGGTCAGGTCATGGTGGGGGATTTGGTGCCGGTGGAGGCATTTGAGGAGGAGACGGAGCTGGGGGAGGTGGTCGTGGTGGGATAGGAGGTGGGTCAGGTCATGGCGGTGGCTTTGGTGCTGGGTCAGGTCACGGCGGTGGCTTTGGTGCTGCGGGCGGTGTAGGAGGTGGGTCAGGTCACAGCGGTGGCTTTGGTGCTGCGGGCGGTGTAGGCGGTGGTTTTGGTGGAGGTCTCGGCAGCCATGGTGGCCATGGAGGAGGAGTTGGTATTGGAATTAGGATAAGCATTGGTGTGGGAGGTGGTTCGGGCAAAGGTGTAGGAACCGGTTCCGGCAGTGGaaatggtggtggtgggggcaaataatgaaaagcgtttatgaatttaagtttcaaaatctaatgttTTGTAGCTTCGAAGTGTTAAAGATCTTTGTTTTAATGCGAGTTCTGATTGTCAGTTTCAAGTGTTCTGAGCTTTTGATGCAGTTTGTTGGTTGTTGGCTGTTGCTATGTACCATCATTACAATATCAATTACTTCCTGATTATTTCTGTATTTCATCTTCCGCAAATGGTTTaatttgtcaataaaaaaattcaagcagAAATAGTGCCGTTACGAGAacgaagaaaatgaagaagaaatggtTCAACTGGGTTaaagagagaggaagaagaaggcTGCCATTTGCAGACCAAAATGACTTCGTTGAAAGCAAatcagaataaataaaaaattaaagcggAAACGTCGTCATTCAATAGcacttgaaaacaaaaaaaattacgagCCAAAATGGCGTCGTTTGACGCAttttcggggtttgacccggggcAAACATCAGcactcaaatttaatttaattttttttattaatcatcaACCACTTACGTGTGTTTTTCCTCATGAAGAGTTTAGATCATGAAAAAATCTCTTTTTGAATGTATGATGACTAATTTTCCTATAAAATGACTAATTTTGCGAAATTGGGAGGCAAGCTATATgaacttcaattaattttcctATAGAATGACTAATTTCATAACTTTAACCTGTTCAAACTTCGTTTGGAAAAATTATGCCCGTCTCACTAGAAAA from Citrus sinensis cultivar Valencia sweet orange chromosome 9, DVS_A1.0, whole genome shotgun sequence carries:
- the LOC107174910 gene encoding glycine-rich cell wall structural protein 1-like, with translation MPEAQNGRPHMLSLPLHFTVLEFGAGGGVGGRLGGGARGGGDGAGGGGRGGIGGGSGHGGGFGAGSGHGGGFGAAGGVGGGSGHSGGFGAAGGVGGGFGGGLGSHGGHGGGVGIGIRISIGVGGGSGKGVGTGSGSGNGGGGGK